From a region of the Hymenobacter jejuensis genome:
- the cysK gene encoding cysteine synthase A produces the protein MKANNILETIGNTPLIRLNRIFADRPDVEVWVKTERANPGGSIKDRIALSMIEQAEKDGLLTKDTVIVEPTSGNTGVGLAMVAAVKGYKLIVVMPESMSIERRRLMAAYGAQLELTPREKGTKGAIEKAQEIVRDTPGTWMPMQFSNPANLKVHAETTAQEILRDAPEGFDFHITGVGTGGHITAVTEVLKPHFPNMKTFAVEPELSPVISGGAPGPHPLQGIGAGFVPDNLHREILDGVIQISQQAAYDMARRAAREEGLFVGISSGASLAAIAQKLPEMPQGSRVLTFCYDTGERYLSVEGLFA, from the coding sequence ATGAAAGCGAATAATATTCTCGAAACCATTGGCAATACGCCTTTAATCCGCCTCAACCGTATTTTTGCCGACCGTCCGGACGTGGAAGTGTGGGTAAAAACCGAACGCGCCAACCCCGGCGGCAGCATCAAGGACCGCATCGCACTGTCCATGATTGAGCAAGCCGAGAAAGACGGCTTACTGACCAAGGATACGGTGATCGTGGAACCTACTTCGGGCAATACTGGAGTGGGGCTAGCCATGGTGGCCGCTGTGAAGGGCTATAAGCTGATTGTGGTAATGCCCGAATCGATGTCAATTGAGCGCCGCCGGCTTATGGCCGCCTACGGTGCCCAGCTTGAGCTAACTCCGCGCGAAAAAGGCACGAAAGGCGCCATCGAAAAAGCCCAGGAGATTGTGCGCGATACGCCCGGCACCTGGATGCCAATGCAGTTTTCGAACCCCGCCAACCTCAAAGTGCACGCCGAAACCACTGCCCAGGAAATCCTGCGTGATGCTCCCGAAGGCTTCGATTTTCACATTACGGGCGTTGGCACGGGCGGCCACATCACCGCCGTGACCGAGGTGCTCAAGCCGCATTTTCCCAATATGAAGACCTTTGCCGTAGAGCCGGAGCTTTCGCCGGTTATCAGCGGTGGGGCTCCGGGGCCGCACCCTTTGCAAGGTATTGGCGCCGGTTTTGTACCCGATAATTTGCACCGCGAAATCCTGGATGGTGTAATCCAGATAAGCCAACAGGCTGCTTACGACATGGCTCGCCGCGCCGCGCGTGAGGAAGGCCTATTTGTAGGTATCTCGTCCGGCGCTTCCTTGGCCGCTATCGCCCAAAAACTACCCGAAATGCCCCAGGGCAGCCGCGTACTTACCTTTTGCTACGACACTGGCGAGCGTTACCTATCGGTAGAGGGGTTGTTTGCATAA
- a CDS encoding peptidylprolyl isomerase gives MNQRPFSASAATHFLAGLGLCLSACVSQPRPEAPIATAPNKFVADAVLREIATAQDERRTAVLLPYLDRAEAKYRREAAWALASVQDRAATAALSARLTDADATVRRAAAYALGQTADSTAESALRQQITIENDPIVRSYVLEALGRCTSRAGLGALVRLPGNLAADTSALVGQAWGIYRAGLRGITSEPAVARTVQLLNRPNPYGARMAAANALARTRGLDLTTYATAIGSAAQTDPSYVVRSAAAAALGKAGQAPSVPALLALLARRDSDYRVRVSALRSMNAAMYAPVKEAAWESLTDSNNQVALTAAEFFLANASDESGTLFLEKANKLSQWRVRATLLAAALKQAGADQQAIQRAVEERYTAATDPYEKGYLLKALGEDPTAYEFVEKATFTPAQPVVIGTYGMEALVSQRRKPSFPESQQAAFALTLRRAIGSGDVAVMGTAAEAIRDPKLDMRRLLPNADFLVQAREKLVMPRDLEAYQSLQQTIEYLQKAKPTPVVPAQAASHPIDWALVQTIPAGQRAVVHTSKGDITFSLLVEDAPGSVASFVALTQQGFYNGKNFHRVVPNFVAQGGCPRGDGWGSTDYNLRSEFADLHYGEGAVGLASAGKDTESCQWFITHAPTPHLDGRYTIFAQVVKGMDVVKKLEIGDLIERIELVR, from the coding sequence ATGAACCAACGTCCCTTTTCTGCCTCTGCTGCCACGCATTTTTTAGCGGGGTTGGGCTTGTGCCTGAGTGCCTGCGTTTCGCAGCCTCGGCCCGAAGCTCCGATTGCCACTGCGCCCAATAAGTTTGTGGCCGACGCCGTGCTACGCGAAATCGCTACGGCACAGGATGAGCGTCGTACCGCCGTGCTGTTGCCGTACCTCGACCGCGCCGAGGCAAAGTACCGCCGCGAGGCCGCATGGGCATTGGCTTCAGTGCAGGACCGGGCGGCCACCGCAGCCCTCAGCGCTCGCCTCACCGATGCGGATGCGACCGTGCGCCGGGCCGCCGCCTATGCTTTGGGTCAAACTGCCGATTCGACGGCAGAAAGTGCTTTGCGACAACAAATTACAATTGAAAATGACCCGATAGTCCGAAGCTATGTGCTCGAAGCGTTAGGCCGGTGCACATCGCGGGCGGGACTAGGCGCGCTGGTGCGGTTGCCGGGTAATTTGGCTGCCGATACCTCCGCACTAGTGGGGCAGGCTTGGGGAATCTACCGGGCGGGGCTGCGGGGCATCACCTCAGAGCCCGCGGTGGCCAGAACGGTTCAATTGCTCAACCGGCCCAATCCTTACGGCGCACGCATGGCTGCCGCCAATGCGTTGGCCCGCACCCGCGGCCTCGACCTGACTACCTACGCTACGGCAATTGGCAGCGCCGCCCAAACTGACCCCAGCTACGTGGTGCGCAGCGCGGCTGCGGCGGCCTTGGGCAAGGCGGGGCAGGCCCCTAGTGTGCCCGCTTTGCTGGCGCTGCTGGCCCGCCGCGACTCCGATTACCGGGTGCGGGTGAGTGCGTTGCGGTCGATGAATGCGGCCATGTATGCGCCGGTAAAGGAGGCAGCGTGGGAGTCACTTACGGATTCCAATAACCAAGTCGCCCTGACGGCTGCTGAGTTTTTTCTGGCCAATGCCAGCGACGAGTCCGGTACGCTCTTTCTGGAAAAAGCCAACAAGCTTTCGCAGTGGCGGGTACGGGCCACATTGTTGGCCGCCGCGCTGAAACAAGCCGGTGCCGACCAGCAAGCCATTCAGCGGGCGGTGGAAGAACGTTATACGGCCGCCACCGATCCGTATGAAAAAGGCTATCTGCTCAAAGCCCTGGGCGAGGACCCAACGGCGTATGAGTTTGTGGAAAAAGCCACTTTCACACCAGCCCAGCCAGTAGTTATTGGCACTTATGGGATGGAGGCGCTGGTAAGCCAACGGCGCAAGCCCAGCTTTCCGGAGTCCCAGCAGGCGGCTTTTGCCCTTACGCTGCGGCGGGCCATCGGTAGCGGCGATGTGGCCGTGATGGGGACGGCTGCCGAAGCCATCCGCGATCCGAAGCTGGACATGCGACGCCTGTTGCCCAATGCCGATTTCCTCGTTCAGGCCCGCGAAAAGCTGGTGATGCCCCGCGATCTGGAGGCTTACCAGTCGTTGCAGCAAACTATTGAGTATCTGCAAAAAGCGAAACCGACGCCCGTTGTGCCGGCCCAAGCCGCTTCACATCCCATTGATTGGGCCTTGGTGCAGACCATTCCGGCTGGGCAACGCGCTGTGGTGCACACCAGCAAAGGCGACATCACGTTCAGCCTACTGGTAGAAGATGCGCCGGGCTCCGTGGCCAGCTTCGTGGCTTTGACGCAGCAAGGCTTTTACAACGGCAAAAATTTTCACCGGGTCGTTCCCAACTTTGTGGCACAAGGCGGCTGCCCGCGTGGCGACGGCTGGGGCAGCACCGATTATAACCTGCGCTCCGAATTTGCCGATTTGCACTACGGCGAAGGTGCCGTTGGACTGGCTTCGGCGGGCAAGGATACTGAAAGTTGCCAGTGGTTCATCACCCACGCGCCCACTCCGCATCTCGACGGGCGCTACACGATTTTCGCGCAGGTCGTAAAAGGCATGGATGTTGTTAAAAAGCTGGAAATCGGCGACCTGATTGAGCGTATAGAATTGGTTCGCTGA
- a CDS encoding C40 family peptidase translates to MNYRGGRYYSAREMARMKAEERRRRAGLPVAKSKAKYGSGARKSKMVVKSPVGSRARSGNVSEDLATVIEAARSYQGTPYKYGGTTRLGMDCSGLLCASFAVIDVQIPRSSNEQAAWGEPVKPQNLQPGDLIFFGASPGSGTITHVGLVTEASPEGIQFIHSSSSLGVVENSLESDYYLSRFIKAVRPRL, encoded by the coding sequence GTGAATTACCGAGGCGGGCGCTACTATTCGGCCCGCGAAATGGCGCGCATGAAAGCCGAAGAGCGCCGGCGCCGGGCCGGGCTACCGGTGGCAAAATCCAAAGCCAAATACGGTTCGGGAGCCCGTAAAAGCAAGATGGTGGTTAAAAGCCCGGTGGGCAGCCGTGCCCGGTCGGGCAACGTCAGCGAAGATCTCGCCACAGTAATTGAAGCGGCCCGTTCCTACCAAGGCACTCCTTATAAGTACGGCGGCACGACGCGCTTGGGCATGGACTGCTCGGGGCTATTGTGTGCCTCATTCGCAGTGATCGACGTTCAAATTCCACGGTCTTCCAATGAGCAGGCAGCTTGGGGGGAGCCCGTCAAACCCCAGAATCTACAACCCGGCGATTTGATTTTTTTTGGGGCTTCTCCCGGCAGCGGCACCATTACGCACGTGGGATTAGTCACGGAAGCATCCCCGGAAGGAATTCAGTTCATTCACTCTTCTAGCAGCTTAGGCGTGGTGGAGAATAGCCTAGAGAGCGATTACTACCTAAGTAGGTTTATTAAGGCCGTTCGGCCTAGATTATGA
- a CDS encoding cupin domain-containing protein, with protein sequence MADTTITKIDSRHSPKGPEGEKYLASGIHVSMRMWENEQPSDAKEPASRPYETVGYVISGRAELHSEGQTVILEPGNSWVVPKGASHTYKILEAFTAVEATTPPAQVHGREDK encoded by the coding sequence ATGGCAGACACGACCATCACCAAAATTGACTCCCGCCACTCTCCCAAAGGCCCCGAGGGCGAAAAATACTTGGCTTCCGGCATTCACGTTTCGATGCGCATGTGGGAAAACGAACAGCCTTCCGACGCCAAAGAGCCTGCCAGCCGCCCCTATGAAACCGTGGGCTACGTCATCAGCGGCCGGGCCGAGCTGCACTCGGAAGGACAGACCGTAATTCTCGAGCCGGGTAATTCGTGGGTAGTGCCCAAGGGAGCCTCCCACACGTACAAAATTTTGGAGGCTTTTACCGCCGTTGAAGCTACTACGCCGCCTGCTCAAGTACACGGCCGCGAAGACAAATAG
- a CDS encoding serine O-acetyltransferase yields the protein MNTSFVQSLALAHQHTPASLPGPAFCAFAERLLQLLFPERAERPLPNADAVAAHLQELQTDLAHLLSNVTLTQPAAAVASTFIDRLPAIRVLLLQDARAIVDADPAAQGLEEVIASYPGFYAISMHRFAHALHQLGVPRVPRLLSEYAHARTGIDIHPGARIGPSFCIDHGTGIVIGETAIIGAYVQIFQGVTLGALSVAKHLANIKRHPTIEDHVVVYAGATILGGSTVVGSHSIIGGNVWLTESVPSHSRVYHRAQIHVTRSEDPTADITFSI from the coding sequence ATGAACACTTCCTTCGTACAGTCTTTGGCTCTTGCGCATCAGCACACGCCGGCATCGCTGCCGGGGCCGGCTTTTTGTGCGTTCGCCGAGCGCCTACTGCAACTCCTTTTCCCGGAGCGCGCCGAGCGCCCGTTGCCCAATGCCGATGCTGTTGCGGCGCACTTGCAAGAGCTTCAAACCGACTTGGCGCATCTGCTGAGTAACGTAACGCTCACCCAGCCCGCCGCGGCGGTTGCTTCCACGTTTATCGATCGCTTGCCCGCGATCCGGGTATTGCTGCTACAAGATGCCCGGGCAATCGTGGATGCCGATCCGGCAGCGCAAGGCTTGGAAGAAGTAATTGCCTCATATCCTGGATTTTACGCTATTTCCATGCACCGCTTTGCGCACGCCCTGCATCAGCTGGGGGTTCCGCGCGTGCCGCGGTTGCTGAGCGAATATGCGCACGCTCGTACGGGCATTGATATTCATCCTGGGGCTCGCATTGGCCCTTCCTTTTGCATCGATCACGGCACCGGCATTGTGATTGGCGAAACGGCTATCATCGGTGCCTACGTCCAGATTTTCCAGGGTGTGACCCTCGGCGCGCTGAGCGTAGCCAAGCATTTGGCGAACATCAAGCGGCATCCCACCATCGAAGACCATGTCGTGGTGTACGCTGGCGCTACCATTTTGGGCGGCAGCACGGTCGTAGGCAGCCACAGCATCATCGGGGGCAACGTGTGGTTAACGGAAAGTGTGCCGTCGCATTCGCGGGTGTATCACCGCGCCCAGATTCACGTAACCCGCTCGGAAGACCCTACTGCCGACATCACCTTTTCCATCTAA
- a CDS encoding FAD-binding oxidoreductase gives MTAFEQIVGPQHVLTSQHAEADVYAGYGRDHTEDLHFAPDVVVRPANAEEISQIVRLCYENNIPVTPRGAGTGLSGGALPVHNGVVISTERLNKIIQIDERNLQATVEPGVVNQVFQEAVQEKGLFYPPDPASKGSCFLGGNLSESSGGPKAVKYGVTKDYVLNVQVVLPTGDIIWTGANVLKNATGYNLTQLMIGSEGTLGIITCIVFRLIPYPQQNIVLLVPFRDEEQAATAVSEIFRTGIVPSGMEFMEREAIEWSARYLNIAIDLPEDIRAHLLIELDGQELDQLYKEAEHVYGVLEKYDIGEILLADTAAQKDELWKIRRNIGNSVRYNSVYKEEDTVVPRAELPTLLKGVKEIGRRYGFQSVCYGHAGDGNLHINIIRGDLPDEMWHHGLQEPISELFRLCVSLGGTISGEHGIGLVQRPYIGIALGEVQLNLMRGIKKVFDPKGIMNPGKIF, from the coding sequence GTGACTGCTTTCGAACAGATTGTAGGACCCCAGCACGTACTTACGTCTCAACATGCTGAGGCTGACGTATATGCCGGTTACGGCCGCGATCATACGGAAGACTTGCATTTTGCTCCCGACGTGGTGGTTCGTCCCGCTAACGCCGAAGAGATCAGCCAGATTGTACGGTTGTGCTACGAAAACAACATTCCGGTCACGCCGCGCGGAGCCGGCACCGGCCTAAGTGGCGGGGCCTTGCCCGTGCACAACGGCGTGGTAATATCCACAGAACGCCTCAACAAGATCATCCAGATTGACGAGCGCAACCTGCAGGCCACGGTCGAGCCGGGTGTAGTCAACCAGGTATTTCAGGAGGCTGTGCAAGAAAAAGGCCTTTTCTACCCACCCGATCCGGCCAGCAAAGGCAGCTGTTTCTTGGGTGGTAACCTGAGCGAGAGCAGCGGTGGTCCAAAAGCCGTAAAGTACGGTGTGACAAAGGATTACGTGCTGAACGTGCAAGTAGTATTGCCTACTGGCGATATCATCTGGACGGGGGCTAACGTGCTCAAAAATGCCACCGGCTACAACCTGACCCAACTGATGATTGGCTCAGAGGGCACCTTAGGTATTATCACTTGCATCGTCTTCCGGCTGATTCCGTACCCGCAGCAGAACATTGTGTTGCTGGTGCCATTCCGCGACGAGGAACAAGCTGCGACGGCCGTTTCTGAGATTTTTCGCACGGGCATCGTGCCTTCGGGCATGGAATTCATGGAGCGAGAAGCCATCGAATGGTCGGCGCGCTACCTCAACATCGCCATCGACCTGCCCGAAGACATTCGGGCTCACCTCCTCATCGAGTTGGATGGTCAGGAACTAGATCAGCTATATAAGGAGGCCGAACACGTGTACGGCGTGCTGGAGAAATACGATATCGGCGAAATCCTGCTGGCCGATACGGCCGCGCAGAAAGACGAACTCTGGAAAATCCGCCGCAACATCGGCAATTCCGTGCGCTACAACTCTGTATATAAGGAGGAAGACACGGTCGTGCCCCGTGCCGAGCTGCCTACTTTGCTCAAAGGCGTGAAAGAAATAGGGCGCCGCTATGGCTTCCAAAGCGTTTGCTACGGCCACGCCGGCGATGGCAACCTGCACATCAACATCATCCGCGGCGATTTGCCCGACGAGATGTGGCATCACGGGTTGCAAGAGCCTATTAGTGAGTTGTTTCGCTTGTGCGTAAGCCTAGGCGGCACCATCAGCGGCGAACACGGCATTGGACTAGTGCAGCGGCCTTACATCGGCATTGCCCTAGGCGAAGTGCAGCTCAACCTGATGCGCGGCATCAAAAAGGTATTCGACCCGAAAGGCATCATGAACCCAGGAAAGATTTTTTAG
- a CDS encoding TonB-dependent receptor produces the protein MKQLRLRNLLLLLLTVLSVQQGWAQGTTTSTMNGVITDQSGAGLPGATVIAIHTPTNTQYVAPTNSEGRYNIQNMRVGGPYTVRVTFIGYQDVTRENIFLTLGQNQRLDINLSETTTQLGGVVVTASDPSSVLNAERSGSTTNISTQEIQRLPTITRNLNDFLRLTPQSSSTSPGAVGGGNYRQNNITVDGSDFNNNFGIGTNLPAGGNPISLDAIQEITVNVTPFDIRQSGFIGSAVNAITRSGTNDFSGSVYTYWRNQNQQGNKVGDQTFVKQKLDDKQYGFRLGGPIIKDKVFFFINAEKRDATSPGQQNIASNGSNSGSNVVRPTETRLNEISDYLSSKYGYETGPYQNYSFVSNRTNILGRLDWNINSNNHFTVRYSQVESKAPSFVSTSRSPLGSFPNTRTSNFALPFSNSNYFQEQNLYSFAAELNSTVNGKFYNTLRGTYTNQNDPRSSNSSVFPFVDILDGNTTATAYGNPYTSFGYEPFTYGNLRQVQTYSVVDFVNFTAGRNNFTVGGQFDLQNTKNGFQRFATSYYTFNTFEDFKNGANPVDFALTYSLLPNYQQAYPRFKFAQYSVYGQDEINVTDKLRVTAGLRLELNSYLNVKEIQTHPLVAALTFVDNKKIDTGVLPKNRILWSPRIGFNYDVKGDRSLQIRGGSGIFAGKVPTVWIVSQSGDAGLLQVTQTWSTLNGGKLPYANMPFNPDPNAYRPETQPTPGAVIPSTISATDPNFRNPQAWKSSIAVDAKLPWGLVGTLEGIYNKDLTIALGKNYNLVAPQSLNVAGYPDNRQIYPATNATKFINPLTPTGLPGGTGSTATAFNPIVLSNAHKGYYWSASAKVDKRFNSGLTASVAYVRSQAKVLFDGSGDQLINTWSLTPIVNDANNPNLSYANYVVPNRIVASLSYRKEYFKHLATQLSMFYEGSIQGRFSYGYGGDLNRDGQTNDLIYVPKDASEITFTNFNYGTTAAPNVYTAAEQSDLFFQYINQDKYLKTRRGQYAERNGASTPWRNQVDIKFAQDLFVDIANKRNVLQFTVDIFNFGNFLNKDWGLVQSINNSSILVPTNQASLVPGGTVKPTFRLATDRGQPITSTFRYNNALASTYYMQFGLRYTFN, from the coding sequence ATGAAACAGTTACGTTTACGCAACTTGCTTTTGCTGTTGCTGACTGTGTTGTCAGTACAGCAAGGTTGGGCGCAGGGAACCACCACCTCCACGATGAACGGTGTGATCACCGATCAGTCGGGAGCTGGGTTGCCTGGGGCCACCGTCATTGCCATACACACCCCTACCAACACGCAGTACGTAGCGCCAACCAACTCGGAGGGTCGTTATAACATTCAAAACATGCGCGTAGGCGGGCCTTATACGGTACGCGTTACGTTTATTGGTTATCAAGATGTTACTCGCGAAAACATCTTCCTGACGTTGGGCCAGAATCAACGTTTGGACATTAACCTAAGCGAAACAACTACGCAATTGGGTGGTGTAGTCGTAACTGCTTCTGATCCAAGCTCGGTGCTCAACGCCGAACGTTCGGGTTCTACCACGAATATCAGCACGCAAGAAATTCAGCGCCTGCCTACTATCACGCGTAACCTGAACGACTTCCTGCGTCTGACGCCTCAGTCTTCTTCTACTTCGCCAGGCGCTGTAGGTGGTGGCAACTACCGTCAAAACAACATTACTGTTGACGGTTCTGACTTCAACAACAACTTCGGTATCGGCACCAACCTTCCTGCTGGCGGCAACCCAATTTCACTGGACGCTATTCAGGAAATCACTGTTAACGTAACGCCTTTCGATATCCGCCAGTCGGGCTTCATTGGTAGCGCCGTTAACGCCATTACCCGCTCGGGCACCAACGATTTCTCTGGTTCGGTTTACACTTACTGGCGTAACCAAAACCAACAGGGCAACAAAGTTGGTGATCAGACTTTCGTAAAGCAGAAGCTGGACGATAAGCAATACGGCTTCCGTTTGGGTGGCCCGATCATCAAGGATAAGGTGTTCTTTTTCATAAACGCTGAAAAAAGAGATGCGACTAGCCCAGGTCAGCAAAATATTGCCTCAAATGGCAGCAACAGCGGTTCTAACGTTGTCCGTCCTACAGAGACCCGCCTAAACGAAATCAGTGACTACCTGAGTTCTAAGTACGGCTACGAGACAGGCCCTTACCAAAATTATTCCTTTGTAAGCAATCGGACGAATATTTTGGGCCGCTTGGACTGGAACATCAATAGCAACAACCATTTCACCGTTCGCTATAGCCAAGTAGAAAGCAAAGCGCCTAGCTTCGTTAGTACTTCTAGAAGCCCACTCGGCAGCTTCCCCAACACCCGCACCAGTAACTTCGCGTTGCCCTTCAGCAACTCTAACTACTTCCAAGAGCAGAACCTGTACTCGTTTGCAGCAGAATTGAACTCTACCGTTAATGGCAAGTTTTACAACACCCTGCGCGGCACGTACACCAACCAAAACGACCCACGCAGCTCTAATAGCTCGGTGTTTCCTTTCGTAGACATTCTGGATGGCAACACTACCGCTACTGCTTACGGTAACCCCTACACCTCTTTTGGTTATGAGCCATTTACTTATGGCAACTTAAGACAGGTACAAACTTATTCGGTAGTAGACTTCGTCAACTTCACGGCCGGCAGAAATAACTTCACAGTAGGTGGTCAATTTGACCTGCAAAACACCAAAAACGGTTTCCAACGTTTTGCCACCAGCTACTATACCTTCAATACGTTTGAAGACTTCAAAAACGGAGCTAACCCCGTTGATTTCGCCCTCACGTATTCCTTGCTGCCTAATTACCAGCAAGCCTATCCCCGCTTCAAGTTTGCTCAGTACTCGGTATATGGCCAAGACGAGATCAACGTAACCGACAAGCTCCGTGTAACGGCTGGTCTGCGACTTGAGCTTAACTCTTACCTGAACGTAAAAGAGATCCAGACGCACCCGCTTGTAGCAGCGCTCACTTTCGTCGACAACAAGAAAATCGACACGGGTGTACTGCCTAAGAACCGCATTCTGTGGTCGCCTAGAATTGGCTTCAACTATGATGTGAAGGGTGACCGCTCGCTGCAAATACGCGGTGGCTCAGGCATCTTTGCTGGCAAGGTTCCAACCGTATGGATCGTATCGCAATCGGGTGACGCAGGCTTGCTCCAAGTAACCCAGACTTGGTCTACGCTGAATGGCGGCAAGTTGCCTTATGCAAACATGCCTTTCAACCCAGATCCAAACGCTTACCGTCCTGAAACGCAGCCGACGCCTGGTGCAGTAATCCCAAGCACTATCAGCGCTACTGATCCTAACTTCCGTAACCCACAGGCTTGGAAAAGCAGCATCGCTGTTGATGCCAAACTGCCTTGGGGCTTGGTTGGTACCTTGGAAGGTATCTACAACAAAGATTTGACCATCGCACTGGGCAAAAACTACAACTTGGTTGCTCCACAATCCCTGAACGTAGCAGGCTACCCAGATAACCGCCAGATCTATCCGGCTACCAACGCTACCAAATTCATCAACCCGCTGACGCCAACAGGTTTGCCCGGTGGCACAGGCAGTACCGCTACTGCTTTCAACCCAATCGTGTTGAGCAACGCCCACAAAGGCTACTACTGGTCAGCTTCTGCAAAGGTTGACAAGCGCTTCAACAGCGGCCTGACGGCTTCGGTGGCTTATGTAAGAAGCCAGGCGAAAGTTCTTTTTGATGGCAGCGGTGACCAGCTCATCAACACTTGGTCGCTTACTCCTATCGTAAACGACGCCAACAATCCGAACCTGAGCTACGCCAACTATGTAGTGCCCAATCGCATTGTGGCTTCGCTTTCTTACCGCAAGGAGTACTTCAAACACTTGGCCACGCAGCTTTCGATGTTCTACGAAGGCTCGATCCAAGGCCGCTTCTCTTACGGTTACGGTGGCGACTTAAACCGTGATGGCCAGACCAACGACCTGATCTATGTGCCAAAAGATGCTTCGGAAATCACGTTCACGAACTTCAACTACGGAACTACTGCCGCACCAAACGTGTACACGGCAGCTGAGCAAAGCGATTTGTTCTTCCAGTATATCAACCAAGACAAATACCTGAAGACGCGTCGTGGCCAGTATGCTGAGCGCAACGGTGCCAGCACGCCATGGCGCAACCAAGTTGACATCAAGTTCGCCCAGGACTTGTTTGTAGACATTGCTAACAAGCGCAACGTGCTACAATTCACTGTCGACATCTTCAACTTTGGCAACTTCCTGAACAAGGATTGGGGCTTGGTGCAGTCGATCAACAACTCTTCGATCTTGGTACCCACCAACCAGGCGAGCTTGGTTCCCGGTGGCACGGTTAAGCCAACGTTCCGTCTGGCTACCGACCGTGGCCAGCCAATCACGTCGACGTTCCGTTACAACAACGCACTCGCCTCAACTTACTACATGCAGTTCGGCTTGCGCTATACCTTCAACTAA
- a CDS encoding MJ1255/VC2487 family glycosyltransferase, whose amino-acid sequence MNILYGVPGEGLGHATRSKVVIRYLLDQGHNVCVVSSSRAYQMLAANFPGRVHEIRGFHLAYKHLAVSKSRTAALTLRSAPKSLRVNFAKYRELLCDFQPDLVISDFESFSYFFAKWKRLPLISIDNMQIINRTQLDITVPASERTNLALARQVVRAKLPRSQRYFITTFFQLPITRENTTLVPPIIRPEILAAQSTVGNHVLVYQSATTQKDLVPLLQSLPGQEFRVYGFNKEEGHGNVQLRAFSEQGFIDDLARARAVITNGGFSLISEAVYLHKPICAIPIPAQFEQFLNAAQVEKLGYGRHFAALTADNVKAFLYDLGGFEEALADYQQHGNDLLFNELDKALEVISEVVL is encoded by the coding sequence ATGAATATACTTTACGGTGTTCCCGGCGAGGGACTTGGCCACGCCACGCGCAGCAAAGTTGTGATTCGATATCTGCTCGACCAAGGGCACAACGTGTGCGTGGTAAGCAGCTCGCGCGCCTACCAAATGCTGGCAGCCAATTTTCCGGGCCGGGTGCACGAGATTCGGGGCTTTCATTTGGCTTACAAGCACCTTGCCGTGTCCAAATCGCGGACGGCGGCGCTCACGCTACGCTCAGCCCCGAAAAGCCTGCGCGTCAACTTTGCCAAATACCGCGAGCTGCTCTGCGATTTCCAGCCCGATTTGGTGATTTCCGATTTTGAGTCGTTCAGCTACTTCTTCGCCAAGTGGAAGCGCCTGCCGCTGATCAGCATTGATAACATGCAGATAATCAACCGCACGCAGCTGGATATCACCGTGCCGGCTTCCGAACGCACCAACCTTGCGTTGGCCCGTCAGGTGGTGCGCGCCAAGCTGCCGCGCAGCCAGCGCTATTTCATCACGACGTTCTTTCAGCTGCCCATTACTAGGGAAAACACTACGCTCGTTCCGCCTATTATCCGGCCTGAAATCCTGGCGGCGCAATCCACGGTTGGCAACCATGTGCTTGTGTATCAATCAGCTACTACACAAAAGGATCTGGTGCCGCTGCTGCAAAGCTTGCCAGGGCAGGAGTTTCGGGTATATGGTTTCAACAAGGAAGAGGGCCACGGCAACGTACAATTGCGGGCATTTAGCGAGCAAGGCTTCATCGACGATTTGGCCCGCGCCCGCGCCGTAATCACCAACGGTGGTTTTTCGCTGATCAGCGAAGCGGTGTATTTGCACAAACCCATCTGCGCCATCCCGATACCGGCGCAGTTTGAGCAGTTTCTGAATGCGGCTCAAGTAGAAAAGCTAGGCTACGGCCGCCATTTCGCGGCGCTGACAGCTGACAATGTGAAAGCTTTCCTGTACGACCTTGGCGGGTTTGAGGAAGCATTAGCGGACTACCAGCAGCACGGGAATGATTTGTTATTCAACGAGTTAGATAAAGCGCTTGAGGTAATCAGCGAAGTTGTTTTGTAA